AGAGGCCACGGACATAAATCGTGGGTCAGTGTTGTTGCGTTTGATCCATATACCACTAGTGTAGAAGAGAGTGACCCGATGGAATTTAGCGGAAGTGATGAGGATTTCCAAGACCTTCATTTTGGCAGAGATCGAGCAAATAGTACACAATCTAGGCTATCCAAAAGGAACTCTACAGACAGTCGTCCAGTGAGCGTTACGTATAGATTTGGTTCAGTAGGCCAGGACACACAGCTCTGTTTGTGGGATCTTACAGAAGATATTCTCTTCCCCCACCAACCTCTCTCAAGAGCAAGGACACATACAAATGTCATGAATGCCACAAGTCCACCTGCTGGAAGTGGTGGAACTAACCCAGGAAGTAATGGAAACAGTATCACAACACCTGGAAACTCTGTACCCCCTCCTCTTCCACGGTCAAACAGCCTTCCACACTCTGCAGTCTCAAATGCTGGCAGTAAAAGCAGTGTCATGGATGGTGCCATTGCTTCTGGCGTTAGTAAATTTGCAACCTTATCGCTACACGATCGGAAGGAAAGACACCATGAAAAAGATCACAAGAGAAATCATAGCATGGGACATATATCTAGCAAGAGCAGTGACAAACTGAACCTAGTTACTAAAACCAAAACGGACCCAGCTAAAACTTTGGGAACACCTCTCTGTCCCCGAATGGAAGATGTTCCCTTGTTAGAGCCTCTTATCTGTAAAAAGATAGCACATGAAAGACTGactgtgttaatttttcttgaagacTGTATAGTCACTGCTTGTCAGGAGGGATTTATTTGCACATGGGCAAGGCCTGGTAAAGTGGTAAGTTTTAATCCTTAATGCTGCATCAAAGAACTAGAACTCTGAATAGGTAGTTTTcttg
The sequence above is drawn from the Strix aluco isolate bStrAlu1 chromosome 4, bStrAlu1.hap1, whole genome shotgun sequence genome and encodes:
- the WDR20 gene encoding WD repeat-containing protein 20 isoform X5, which codes for MQRLIDKSRVTCVKWVPGSESLFLVAHSSGNMYLYNVEHTCGTTAPHYQLLKQGESFAVHTCKSKSTRNPLLKWTVGEGALNEFAFSPDGKFLACVSQDGFLRVFNFDSVELHGTMKSYFGGLLCVCWSPDGKYIVTGGEDDLVTVWSFVDCRVIARGHGHKSWVSVVAFDPYTTSVEESDPMEFSGSDEDFQDLHFGRDRANSTQSRLSKRNSTDSRPVSVTYRFGSVGQDTQLCLWDLTEDILFPHQPLSRARTHTNVMNATSPPAGSGGTNPGSNGNSITTPGNSVPPPLPRSNSLPHSAVSNAGSKSSVMDGAIASGVSKFATLSLHDRKERHHEKDHKRNHSMGHISSKSSDKLNLVTKTKTDPAKTLGTPLCPRMEDVPLLEPLICKKIAHERLTVLIFLEDCIVTACQEGFICTWARPGKVGLLSSQNQANSPSGTVV
- the WDR20 gene encoding WD repeat-containing protein 20 isoform X4 produces the protein MLLSKMAAEGGGKEMNEIKTQFTTREGLYKLLSHSEYSRPNRVPFNSQGSNPVRVSFVNVNDQSGNGDRLCFNVGRELYFYIYKGVRKRLIDKSRVTCVKWVPGSESLFLVAHSSGNMYLYNVEHTCGTTAPHYQLLKQGESFAVHTCKSKSTRNPLLKWTVGEGALNEFAFSPDGKFLACVSQDGFLRVFNFDSVELHGTMKSYFGGLLCVCWSPDGKYIVTGGEDDLVTVWSFVDCRVIARGHGHKSWVSVVAFDPYTTSVEESDPMEFSGSDEDFQDLHFGRDRANSTQSRLSKRNSTDSRPVSVTYRFGSVGQDTQLCLWDLTEDILFPHQPLSRARTHTNVMNATSPPAGSGGTNPGSNGNSITTPGNSVPPPLPRSNSLPHSAVSNAGSKSSVMDGAIASGVSKFATLSLHDRKERHHEKDHKRNHSMGHISSKSSDKLNLVTKTKTDPAKTLGTPLCPRMEDVPLLEPLICKKIAHERLTVLIFLEDCIVTACQEGFICTWARPGKVGLLSSQNQANSPSGTVV
- the WDR20 gene encoding WD repeat-containing protein 20 isoform X6, producing MYLYNVEHTCGTTAPHYQLLKQGESFAVHTCKSKSTRNPLLKWTVGEGALNEFAFSPDGKFLACVSQDGFLRVFNFDSVELHGTMKSYFGGLLCVCWSPDGKYIVTGGEDDLVTVWSFVDCRVIARGHGHKSWVSVVAFDPYTTSVEESDPMEFSGSDEDFQDLHFGRDRANSTQSRLSKRNSTDSRPVSVTYRFGSVGQDTQLCLWDLTEDILFPHQPLSRARTHTNVMNATSPPAGSGGTNPGSNGNSITTPGNSVPPPLPRSNSLPHSAVSNAGSKSSVMDGAIASGVSKFATLSLHDRKERHHEKDHKRNHSMGHISSKSSDKLNLVTKTKTDPAKTLGTPLCPRMEDVPLLEPLICKKIAHERLTVLIFLEDCIVTACQEGFICTWARPGKVGLLSSQNQANSPSGTVV